The Sphingomonas sp. So64.6b genome includes a region encoding these proteins:
- the lnt gene encoding apolipoprotein N-acyltransferase: protein MSDKKIHIARRYSALFSLALGGLAATGFAPLQFWPIALACFGVWMWLIHDAPSLKRALLNGWLFGVAHFTVGNNWIQHAFEFQDAMPHWLGYGAVVLMSLYLALYPMLAAGLAWRFASPRSVGDSTTTPSTGFVLVFAASWIVAEWLRGTMFTGYPWNPLGVIWVPLPGVARVAAIVGTYALSGLTIAVAGAAMLLAFGRWRFAAPLGGVTLLLALIGIGGPNAPRGDVTAPRVRVVQPNLPEEDRPGPNYAENNFRALAALSGAPGPAPRLLVWPEGAIRFMLEDGYPSYTYWRGSADVTRRRIAALLGPNDIVLTGGNSLKFDARDEVIGGTNSVFAIGADARLLGRYDKAHLVPYGEYLPARPILSRIGLSRLVPGDFDFLDGPGPHALDLPHFGSVGIQICYEIIFSGQTVDRAHRPAVIFNPSNDAWYGPWGPPEHLAQARLRAIEEGLPIIRATPTGISAIIDAEGRVLASVPAETAGAIELAIPPAHAPTIFARVGNLMAFLVAAAMLLLAVAIRRWSR from the coding sequence TTGTCGGATAAGAAAATTCACATTGCGAGGCGCTACTCCGCCCTGTTTTCGCTTGCGCTGGGCGGCCTTGCCGCGACCGGCTTCGCCCCGCTGCAATTCTGGCCCATCGCTCTGGCCTGTTTCGGGGTATGGATGTGGCTGATCCATGACGCGCCCAGCCTGAAACGGGCGCTGCTCAACGGCTGGTTGTTCGGCGTCGCTCATTTCACGGTGGGCAATAACTGGATCCAGCACGCCTTCGAATTTCAGGACGCGATGCCCCACTGGCTCGGTTATGGCGCGGTGGTCCTGATGTCGCTCTATCTGGCGCTCTATCCGATGCTCGCGGCGGGCCTTGCATGGCGTTTCGCCAGCCCGCGCTCGGTGGGTGATTCGACTACCACGCCAAGCACCGGCTTCGTTCTGGTGTTCGCCGCGAGCTGGATCGTCGCCGAATGGCTGCGCGGGACGATGTTCACCGGCTATCCGTGGAATCCGCTCGGTGTGATCTGGGTGCCGCTGCCCGGCGTCGCCCGAGTGGCCGCGATTGTCGGCACCTATGCGCTGTCGGGCCTGACCATCGCGGTCGCCGGCGCGGCTATGCTGCTTGCCTTTGGGCGGTGGCGCTTTGCGGCGCCACTTGGCGGTGTCACGCTGCTGCTCGCCCTGATCGGGATCGGCGGGCCGAATGCGCCACGCGGCGATGTGACGGCCCCGCGCGTTCGTGTCGTTCAACCCAACCTTCCGGAGGAGGATCGGCCCGGCCCCAATTATGCGGAGAATAATTTCCGCGCACTAGCGGCGCTCAGCGGCGCGCCCGGACCTGCCCCGCGCCTGCTTGTCTGGCCCGAAGGCGCGATCCGCTTCATGCTTGAAGACGGTTATCCGTCCTATACCTATTGGCGCGGCAGCGCCGACGTCACGCGGCGACGCATCGCAGCACTTCTCGGCCCCAATGATATCGTCCTCACCGGTGGCAACTCCCTGAAATTCGACGCCAGGGACGAAGTTATCGGCGGGACCAATTCGGTCTTTGCGATCGGCGCCGACGCGCGCCTGCTGGGGCGTTATGACAAGGCGCATCTCGTGCCCTACGGCGAATATCTTCCCGCGCGCCCGATCCTTTCCAGAATCGGGCTGTCGCGGCTCGTGCCCGGCGACTTCGATTTCCTCGATGGTCCCGGCCCGCATGCGCTCGACCTGCCTCATTTCGGCTCGGTCGGGATACAGATTTGCTACGAGATCATCTTTTCCGGCCAGACCGTCGATCGCGCGCATCGTCCCGCGGTGATCTTCAACCCGTCGAACGATGCATGGTACGGCCCGTGGGGCCCGCCCGAACATCTCGCCCAGGCACGACTGCGCGCGATCGAGGAAGGCCTGCCGATCATCCGCGCGACACCGACCGGCATTTCGGCGATCATCGATGCTGAAGGCCGTGTCCTGGCCAGCGTACCCGCAGAAACCGCGGGCGCAATCGAACTGGCCATCCCCCCGGCCCATGCTCCGACGATTTTCGCGCGGGTCGGCAACCTCATGGCGTTCCTTGTCGCCGCGGCAATGCTGCTGTTGGCCGTTGCCATAAGGCGATGGTCTCGCTAG
- the metK gene encoding methionine adenosyltransferase → MRASFLFTSESVSEGHPDKVADQISDSVVDLFLSKDPYARIACETLTTTNLVVLAGEIRCKGVYENGEWAPGALEEIEATVRATVKRIGYEQDQFHWNTFEFINRLHGQSEHIAMGVDESGNKDEGAGDQGIMFGYATDETPDLLPATLYYSHRILEQLAYDRHNKVVPFLEPDAKSQVTLAYENEVPVRATALVVSTQHAPGYFFHNNEGDPAKYKELRDYVVGVFNDVLPEGFITDETAIYVNPTGRFEIGGPDGDAGVTGRKIIVDTYGGAAPHGGGAFSGKDPTKVDRSAAYVARYLAKNVVAAGLARRCTIQLSYAIGIAEPLSVYVDTHGTGKVSEAKLEEVLPQLVRLTPKGIREHLKLNAPIYQKTAAYGHFGRTPEGEYFTWEKTDLVDRLKAAVA, encoded by the coding sequence ATGCGCGCTTCGTTTCTCTTCACGTCCGAATCGGTTTCGGAAGGCCATCCCGACAAGGTCGCGGATCAGATTTCGGACTCGGTCGTCGACCTGTTCCTGTCCAAGGACCCCTATGCGCGTATCGCTTGCGAGACGCTGACCACCACCAATCTGGTCGTGCTCGCCGGTGAGATCCGCTGCAAGGGCGTATATGAGAATGGCGAATGGGCGCCCGGCGCGCTCGAGGAGATCGAGGCCACAGTCCGCGCGACGGTCAAGCGCATCGGTTACGAGCAGGATCAGTTCCACTGGAACACGTTCGAATTCATCAACCGCCTGCACGGTCAGTCCGAGCATATCGCGATGGGCGTGGACGAGAGCGGCAACAAGGATGAGGGCGCCGGCGATCAGGGCATCATGTTCGGTTACGCGACCGACGAGACACCCGACCTGCTGCCCGCCACGCTCTATTATTCCCACCGCATCCTCGAGCAGCTCGCTTATGACCGCCACAACAAGGTCGTGCCGTTCCTCGAGCCCGACGCGAAGAGCCAGGTGACGCTCGCTTACGAGAATGAAGTGCCGGTTCGCGCGACCGCGCTGGTCGTTTCGACTCAGCATGCACCCGGCTACTTCTTCCACAACAACGAAGGCGATCCGGCCAAGTACAAGGAACTGCGCGACTATGTCGTCGGCGTGTTCAACGATGTGCTGCCCGAAGGCTTTATCACCGACGAGACCGCGATCTACGTCAACCCCACCGGCCGGTTCGAAATCGGCGGGCCCGACGGTGACGCGGGCGTCACCGGCCGCAAGATCATCGTCGACACCTATGGCGGCGCGGCACCGCATGGCGGCGGCGCCTTCTCCGGCAAGGATCCGACCAAAGTCGATCGCTCCGCCGCTTATGTCGCGCGCTATCTGGCGAAGAATGTTGTCGCCGCGGGCCTCGCGCGGCGCTGCACGATCCAGCTGAGCTATGCGATCGGGATTGCCGAGCCGCTGTCGGTTTATGTCGATACTCACGGCACCGGCAAGGTTTCCGAAGCGAAGCTTGAAGAAGTGCTGCCGCAGTTGGTTCGGTTGACCCCCAAGGGCATCCGCGAGCACCTCAAGCTCAACGCACCGATCTATCAGAAGACCGCCGCATACGGCCATTTCGGCCGCACGCCCGAGGGCGAGTATTTCACTTGGGAAAAGACCGATCTCGTCGATCGTCTGAAAGCGGCGGTCGCCTGA
- the trmB gene encoding tRNA (guanosine(46)-N7)-methyltransferase TrmB — protein sequence MNDPVSIRRLYGRRQGHKLRLGQAALVEDTLAALSVPDEGPVNAASLFGADRPMAFEIGFGAGEHLAAQAEANPEMGFIGCEPFLNGVVGALGHIRDRELDNVRLHMGDALEVLERLPDASLERLFLLHPDPWRKARHAKRRMVNHGPLDLIAAKLKPGAEFRLGTDDPTYCRWAMKVMNTRRDFEWQAEHPRDFLERPADWPETRYERKARRQGHEVWYFRYIRR from the coding sequence ATGAACGATCCCGTCTCCATCCGCCGCCTTTACGGCCGCCGACAAGGCCATAAACTCCGCCTCGGCCAGGCGGCGCTGGTCGAGGACACGCTCGCCGCGCTCAGTGTTCCGGACGAAGGCCCGGTCAATGCGGCGTCGCTTTTCGGCGCCGACCGCCCCATGGCGTTCGAGATCGGCTTCGGCGCGGGCGAACATCTCGCTGCGCAGGCCGAGGCGAACCCGGAGATGGGCTTTATCGGCTGCGAACCCTTCCTCAATGGTGTGGTCGGGGCGCTCGGCCATATCCGCGATCGCGAACTGGACAATGTCCGGCTGCATATGGGTGACGCGCTGGAGGTGCTCGAACGCTTACCCGATGCCAGCCTCGAACGCTTGTTCCTGCTTCATCCCGATCCGTGGCGCAAGGCGCGCCACGCCAAGCGCCGCATGGTCAATCACGGTCCGCTCGACCTGATCGCCGCGAAGCTGAAACCCGGCGCCGAGTTCCGGCTCGGCACTGACGACCCGACCTATTGCCGCTGGGCAATGAAGGTGATGAACACGCGCCGCGATTTCGAGTGGCAGGCTGAGCACCCGCGCGACTTCCTCGAACGCCCGGCCGATTGGCCGGAAACCCGCTACGAACGCAAGGCGCGCCGACAGGGGCATGAGGTCTGGTACTTCCGATATATTCGTCGGTAA
- a CDS encoding GNAT family N-acetyltransferase yields MLLDDFVRLPAATRAVALDGLSGLLDMVAEAAPETHRFLRYQWFAAALLAYGGAARTIVVEEDGNPVIALPMVRFGPGPARLAAVPGCYWPFRSFPAAAVADRPHFEALIERLGAEVNALRIGPVYDGDPSLEPLLRVARAKNWVVLDRFVADSYLLDMNAARAEGIWPRNSTLRKNRFHEKHLGDHGALDWRFLSGADWGEGGFDALAAIEEKSWIAARTDGSDAKFTETGHGAFWRAAAADPALAEMMWAALLTVDGAPSAFSFDVNAGALKYAIANSYDPAFGKHSPGKLLYYRNLVRALDDGITTVDWGAGDSGYKRVIGADKGPAIRDWLIVRPGLPAIFGRALKSVWERSGNAPARNPVAAAHEAD; encoded by the coding sequence ATGCTCCTCGACGACTTCGTCCGCTTGCCCGCCGCGACGCGCGCCGTTGCGCTCGACGGGCTGTCCGGACTGCTCGACATGGTCGCCGAAGCCGCGCCCGAGACGCATCGTTTCCTGCGCTACCAATGGTTCGCCGCCGCCTTGCTCGCTTATGGCGGCGCGGCGCGCACGATCGTGGTCGAGGAAGATGGCAATCCCGTGATCGCGCTGCCTATGGTGCGGTTCGGCCCCGGCCCGGCGCGGCTCGCCGCGGTGCCCGGTTGTTATTGGCCGTTCCGTAGTTTTCCCGCCGCTGCCGTGGCTGATCGGCCCCATTTCGAGGCGCTGATCGAGCGGCTCGGCGCGGAGGTCAATGCGCTGCGCATCGGCCCGGTTTATGATGGCGATCCTTCGCTCGAACCGCTACTCAGGGTCGCACGCGCCAAGAATTGGGTGGTGCTCGACCGCTTCGTCGCCGACTCCTATTTGCTCGACATGAATGCGGCGCGGGCCGAGGGTATCTGGCCGCGCAACTCGACCTTGCGCAAGAACCGTTTCCACGAAAAGCATCTCGGCGATCACGGCGCGCTCGACTGGCGTTTCCTGAGCGGCGCGGATTGGGGGGAGGGCGGTTTCGACGCGCTCGCCGCGATCGAAGAAAAAAGCTGGATCGCCGCGCGCACCGACGGCAGCGACGCGAAATTCACCGAGACCGGGCACGGCGCCTTCTGGCGCGCCGCCGCCGCGGATCCGGCACTGGCGGAAATGATGTGGGCGGCGTTGCTCACCGTCGATGGCGCGCCGTCGGCCTTCTCGTTCGACGTCAATGCCGGCGCGCTTAAATACGCCATCGCCAACAGTTATGATCCCGCCTTTGGCAAGCATTCGCCGGGCAAATTGCTTTATTACCGCAACCTCGTCCGCGCGCTGGACGATGGCATCACCACGGTCGACTGGGGCGCTGGCGACAGCGGTTACAAGCGCGTCATAGGCGCCGACAAGGGGCCGGCGATCCGCGACTGGCTGATCGTGCGGCCGGGGCTGCCCGCCATTTTCGGCCGCGCGTTGAAGAGCGTGTGGGAGCGGAGCGGCAATGCGCCCGCGCGCAATCCCGTTGCTGCCGCGCATGAGGCCGATTGA
- a CDS encoding DUF2721 domain-containing protein has protein sequence MFSTPAVTTIAQTIQLSLSPVFMLAGIGALLNVLAGRLSRVVDRARAIEQLHPRSTGPEHDRHVWELRLLDRRMTVINRALVLAVSSAVMTCLVVAGLFVAELVKLHIGTVVAISFILAMALLIAALISFLIEVRMSLTAIHIRPELLEKD, from the coding sequence ATGTTCTCGACCCCCGCCGTCACCACCATCGCACAGACGATCCAGCTGTCACTCAGCCCGGTATTCATGCTTGCCGGTATCGGCGCATTGCTCAACGTGCTCGCCGGTAGGCTGTCGCGCGTGGTCGACCGGGCGCGCGCGATCGAGCAACTCCACCCGCGTTCGACCGGGCCGGAGCATGACCGCCATGTGTGGGAATTGCGCCTGCTCGATCGGCGCATGACGGTGATCAACCGGGCACTGGTGCTGGCAGTGTCGAGCGCGGTCATGACCTGCCTCGTCGTCGCCGGCCTGTTCGTCGCCGAGTTGGTCAAGCTTCACATCGGCACGGTGGTCGCGATCTCGTTCATCCTGGCTATGGCGTTGCTGATCGCCGCGCTGATCTCGTTCCTGATCGAAGTGCGCATGTCGCTGACCGCGATCCATATCCGACCGGAATTGCTGGAAAAGGATTAG
- a CDS encoding amidase yields the protein MRVFHLTLLAVAALAAPLSAQTAPLVEERSIPELQAAMAKGRASSEAITRAYLARVAAMDRTGPTLRAVIALNPDALAQARASDARRKAGKRLGPLDGIPILIKDNIETLDPIATTAGSLALKDNVTHRDAPVVAELRKGGAVILGKTNLSEWANIRSSSSISGWSAIGGLVRNPYALDRTACGSSSGSGAAIAASFAAAALGTETDGSVACPASMNGLAGLKPTVGLVSRTHVVPISHSQDTPGPMARSVRDVAILFSAMVAADPADPATTDAGKYVRDYAKTLSVDGLQGVRIAVLRPDMPAALKAKYEAELLVLKKVGAVLVDAEQPKLDGMGQAEGDVLHSELKADLDAYLASTPGSVKTRTLDQVIAFNEANTSAEMPFFAQETFLIAAKTRGLADAEYLGARAKSLRLAGAEGIDAILKTARATIIVAPTYGLPWLSDSVSGDNFSGPSASELPAISGYPHLTVPMGLVKGLPVGISFIATAHGDQAVLNAGYAYEQASKARIAPKYLPVADVGPGLDGVR from the coding sequence ATGCGCGTTTTCCATCTCACCTTGCTTGCCGTCGCTGCGCTGGCTGCACCGCTTTCCGCCCAGACCGCGCCATTGGTCGAGGAACGCTCGATCCCCGAACTCCAGGCTGCCATGGCCAAGGGACGCGCTTCGAGCGAGGCGATCACCCGAGCCTATCTCGCGCGGGTCGCGGCGATGGATCGTACCGGTCCGACTTTGCGCGCGGTGATCGCGCTTAATCCCGATGCGCTGGCCCAGGCTCGCGCGAGCGATGCGCGGCGCAAGGCGGGGAAGCGGCTCGGCCCGCTCGACGGCATTCCAATCCTGATCAAGGACAATATCGAGACGCTCGATCCGATCGCCACCACGGCGGGCAGCCTCGCGCTCAAGGACAATGTTACGCACCGCGACGCACCGGTAGTCGCCGAGTTGCGCAAAGGGGGCGCGGTGATCCTGGGCAAGACCAACCTCAGCGAATGGGCCAATATCCGCTCGTCCAGCTCGATCAGCGGCTGGAGCGCGATCGGCGGACTGGTGCGCAACCCTTATGCGCTTGACCGCACCGCCTGCGGATCGTCGAGCGGATCGGGTGCGGCGATCGCGGCGAGTTTCGCGGCGGCCGCGCTCGGCACCGAAACCGATGGATCGGTCGCCTGCCCAGCATCGATGAACGGCCTTGCCGGGTTGAAGCCGACGGTCGGCTTGGTCAGTCGCACCCATGTCGTGCCGATCAGTCATAGCCAGGATACGCCCGGCCCGATGGCGCGCAGCGTGCGCGACGTGGCGATCCTGTTTTCCGCGATGGTCGCCGCCGACCCGGCCGATCCGGCGACTACGGACGCCGGCAAATATGTCCGCGACTATGCCAAAACGCTCTCGGTTGATGGCCTGCAAGGCGTACGGATTGCCGTCTTGCGCCCCGATATGCCGGCGGCGCTCAAGGCGAAATACGAGGCCGAACTGCTGGTGCTGAAAAAGGTCGGCGCGGTGTTGGTCGACGCGGAACAGCCCAAGCTCGACGGCATGGGTCAGGCCGAAGGCGATGTGCTCCATAGCGAACTCAAGGCCGATCTTGACGCCTATCTCGCTTCGACACCGGGAAGCGTGAAGACACGCACGCTCGATCAGGTCATCGCCTTTAACGAGGCGAACACATCGGCCGAAATGCCGTTCTTTGCGCAGGAGACGTTCCTGATTGCGGCAAAGACACGGGGTCTTGCCGACGCGGAATATCTCGGTGCGCGCGCCAAATCGCTACGGCTGGCCGGCGCGGAGGGGATCGATGCGATTCTCAAGACCGCCAGGGCGACGATCATCGTCGCACCGACCTATGGCCTGCCCTGGCTGAGCGACAGCGTGTCGGGCGACAATTTCAGCGGGCCGAGCGCCAGCGAATTGCCCGCGATCTCGGGGTATCCGCACCTCACCGTGCCGATGGGGCTGGTGAAAGGATTGCCGGTCGGCATATCGTTTATCGCAACGGCCCATGGCGACCAGGCGGTGTTGAACGCGGGTTATGCCTATGAGCAGGCGAGCAAGGCGCGTATCGCGCCAAAATATCTGCCGGTGGCGGATGTCGGGCCGGGATTGGATGGTGTGCGATAG
- a CDS encoding MFS transporter — MALDAKRLKSIIGGSAGNLVEWYDWYAYTAMSIYFAATFFPKGDQTAQFLNTAAVFAVGFLMRPIGAWIMGRYADNHGRKAGLALSVGLMCAGSLMIALTPGYATIGVAAPAILVIARMIQGLSVGGEYGASATYLSEMATRDRRGFWSSFQYVTLIGGQLTALGVTLILQALLSEAAMEAWGWRVAFFLGAALALGVYILRRRLSETASFEALAKDRPKSGALALWRAHPREFLIVAAITAGGSLAFYAYTTYMQKFLVNTTGFDKQTSTLIMTAALIVFMCIQPLFGHLADRHGRKPYLLLFGVGGMAVSVPIFHALAAASTPLVAFGLILIPLTLLSAYTSISALIKAELFPAHIRALGVALPYAIGNAAFGGTAEFVALWFKSEGVEAGFYWYVTIIIGLATIGFLMLPETKRTSLIEED; from the coding sequence ATGGCATTGGATGCGAAGCGACTGAAATCGATCATCGGCGGATCGGCCGGCAATCTCGTCGAATGGTACGACTGGTACGCCTATACCGCGATGAGCATCTATTTCGCCGCGACCTTCTTTCCCAAGGGCGACCAGACGGCGCAATTTCTCAACACCGCCGCCGTATTCGCGGTCGGCTTCCTGATGCGGCCGATCGGCGCGTGGATCATGGGCCGTTATGCCGACAATCATGGGCGCAAGGCCGGGCTGGCATTGTCGGTCGGGTTGATGTGCGCCGGATCGCTGATGATCGCACTGACCCCCGGCTATGCGACGATCGGCGTTGCCGCGCCCGCGATCCTGGTGATCGCCCGGATGATCCAGGGGCTGTCGGTCGGCGGCGAATATGGCGCCAGCGCGACCTATCTGTCGGAAATGGCGACGCGGGACCGGCGCGGTTTCTGGTCGAGCTTCCAATATGTCACGCTGATCGGCGGACAGCTGACCGCGCTCGGCGTCACGTTGATCCTCCAGGCGTTGCTCAGCGAGGCAGCGATGGAGGCATGGGGCTGGCGCGTCGCCTTCTTCCTCGGCGCGGCGCTGGCGCTCGGCGTCTATATCCTGCGCCGCCGGCTCTCCGAGACGGCTTCGTTCGAGGCGCTCGCGAAGGATCGGCCGAAATCCGGCGCGCTGGCGCTGTGGCGCGCGCATCCGCGCGAGTTCCTGATCGTCGCCGCGATCACCGCCGGCGGCAGCTTGGCCTTCTATGCCTACACAACGTACATGCAGAAATTCCTGGTCAACACGACGGGCTTCGACAAGCAGACATCGACGCTGATCATGACCGCGGCGCTGATCGTGTTCATGTGCATCCAGCCGCTGTTTGGGCACCTTGCCGACCGGCATGGACGCAAGCCCTATCTACTGCTGTTCGGCGTTGGCGGTATGGCGGTGTCGGTGCCGATATTCCATGCCCTCGCAGCGGCCAGCACCCCGCTGGTCGCGTTCGGGCTGATCCTGATTCCGCTGACCCTGCTGTCGGCCTACACCTCGATCAGTGCGCTGATCAAAGCGGAACTGTTCCCGGCACATATTCGCGCACTGGGCGTCGCCCTGCCTTATGCGATCGGCAATGCCGCGTTCGGCGGGACCGCGGAATTCGTCGCGCTCTGGTTCAAATCGGAAGGGGTCGAGGCAGGCTTCTATTGGTATGTCACGATCATCATCGGCCTCGCCACGATCGGTTTCCTGATGCTGCCCGAAACAAAGCGCACCAGCCTGATCGAGGAAGACTAG
- a CDS encoding PRC-barrel domain-containing protein → MSKASDEPTQLLIQSNKVDVMPVRSRDGDKIGSVYAFMINKRSGQAVYAVLTIGGFLGMGKAYYPLPFGLLSFDAVADTYIVTIDRRVLEGGPSWAANAPVFDQAYADRVASYYGVGKEDLSLGVSASI, encoded by the coding sequence ATGTCCAAAGCGTCAGACGAACCGACCCAGTTGCTGATCCAGTCGAACAAGGTCGACGTGATGCCAGTGCGCAGCCGCGACGGCGACAAGATCGGTTCCGTTTACGCCTTCATGATCAACAAGCGCAGCGGCCAGGCGGTTTATGCCGTGCTGACGATCGGTGGCTTCCTGGGAATGGGCAAAGCCTATTACCCCCTGCCCTTCGGTCTGCTCTCGTTCGATGCCGTCGCCGACACGTATATCGTGACGATCGACCGCCGCGTACTCGAAGGCGGCCCAAGCTGGGCGGCGAACGCGCCGGTGTTCGACCAGGCTTATGCCGACCGGGTGGCAAGCTATTATGGCGTCGGCAAGGAAGACCTGTCGCTCGGCGTCTCGGCGTCGATCTGA
- the uvrB gene encoding excinuclease ABC subunit UvrB, producing the protein MAIQIRTSLDEPETGQSFIPHRPARPPKVEGGKAFKLVSEYTPSGDQPTAIAELVEQTQAGERDQVLLGVTGSGKTFTMAKVIEAVQRPALILAPNKILAAQLYGEFKSFFPENAVEYFVSYYDYYQPEAYVARSDTYIEKESSTNESIDRMRHAATRSLLERDDVIIVASVSCLYGIGSVETYSAMIFDLKKGQSVDQREIVRKLVALQYKRNDAAFQRGNFRVKGDNLEIFPSHYEDTAWRVSFFGDDIEEIVEFDPLTGKKVASLDYVRVYANSHYVTPGPTLKQAMEAIKFELAERLKELVPEGKLLEAQRLEQRTNFDLEMIAATGSCAGIENYSRFLTGRMPGEPPPTLFEYLPDNALLFVDESHVTIGQINGMSRGDHRRKLTLAEYGFRLPSAIDNRPLRFNEWEAMRPQTTYVSATPGGWEMEQTGGVFAEQVIRPTGLIDPPIEIKPVEEQVQDLIVEAKKTAEAGYRTLVTTLTKRMAEDLTEFMHEAGLKVRYMHSDVETLERIELIRDLRLGVYDVLVGINLLREGLDIPECGLVAILDADKEGFLRSETSLIQTIGRAARNVDGRVILYADRITGSMERAMNETGRRREKQLAYNEEHGITPQTIRRNIGDIIKDVSQRDQVTIEIDEDRPHMVGHNLRAYIEDLEKQMRAAAADLEFETAGRLRDEIRQLEQEELGLPVDQRKAPMMGRSNEGKPGTRKTRYGKSQKMRMGGGGRRS; encoded by the coding sequence ATGGCAATTCAGATTCGCACCAGTCTCGACGAGCCCGAAACCGGGCAGAGTTTCATCCCGCATCGTCCCGCGCGCCCGCCCAAGGTGGAGGGCGGCAAGGCGTTCAAGCTGGTCAGCGAATATACGCCCTCCGGCGATCAGCCGACCGCGATCGCCGAACTGGTCGAACAGACCCAGGCGGGTGAGCGCGACCAGGTGCTGCTCGGCGTTACCGGTTCGGGCAAGACCTTCACCATGGCCAAGGTGATCGAAGCGGTGCAGCGCCCCGCGCTAATCCTCGCGCCGAACAAGATCCTCGCCGCCCAGCTTTATGGCGAGTTCAAATCGTTCTTCCCTGAAAACGCGGTCGAATATTTCGTCAGCTATTACGACTATTACCAGCCCGAGGCCTATGTCGCGCGCTCGGACACGTACATCGAGAAGGAAAGCTCGACCAACGAATCGATCGACCGGATGCGCCATGCCGCAACCCGGTCGCTGCTCGAACGCGACGATGTGATCATCGTCGCCTCGGTATCGTGCCTCTATGGCATCGGCTCGGTCGAGACCTATTCGGCGATGATTTTCGACCTCAAGAAGGGGCAGTCGGTCGATCAGCGTGAGATCGTGCGCAAGCTTGTCGCACTGCAATACAAGCGCAACGACGCGGCGTTCCAGCGCGGCAATTTCCGCGTGAAGGGAGACAATCTCGAAATCTTCCCGTCGCATTATGAGGACACTGCGTGGCGCGTGTCCTTCTTCGGTGACGATATCGAGGAGATCGTCGAGTTCGACCCGCTGACCGGCAAGAAGGTCGCTAGCCTCGACTATGTCCGGGTCTACGCCAACTCGCACTATGTAACGCCGGGGCCGACGCTGAAACAGGCGATGGAGGCGATCAAGTTCGAGCTCGCGGAGCGGCTCAAGGAATTGGTGCCCGAAGGGAAACTGCTCGAGGCGCAGCGGCTCGAACAACGTACCAATTTCGATCTCGAGATGATCGCCGCGACTGGCTCTTGCGCAGGGATCGAGAATTATTCGCGCTTCCTGACCGGACGGATGCCGGGCGAGCCTCCTCCCACCTTGTTTGAATATCTACCCGATAATGCCTTGTTATTCGTCGATGAAAGCCACGTCACGATCGGCCAGATCAACGGCATGTCGCGCGGCGATCACCGCCGCAAGCTGACGCTTGCCGAATATGGCTTTCGTTTGCCCAGCGCGATCGACAACCGCCCGCTGCGCTTCAACGAATGGGAAGCGATGCGGCCGCAAACCACCTATGTCTCGGCGACGCCGGGCGGCTGGGAAATGGAGCAGACTGGCGGCGTTTTCGCCGAACAGGTGATCCGCCCGACCGGACTGATCGACCCGCCGATCGAGATCAAGCCGGTCGAGGAACAGGTCCAGGACCTGATCGTCGAGGCGAAGAAGACCGCCGAGGCCGGCTATCGCACGCTGGTGACGACCTTGACCAAGCGCATGGCCGAGGATCTGACCGAGTTCATGCACGAGGCGGGACTCAAGGTCCGCTACATGCATTCGGACGTCGAGACGTTGGAAAGAATCGAGCTGATCCGCGATCTTAGGCTTGGGGTCTATGATGTGCTGGTAGGTATCAACTTGCTCCGTGAAGGGCTCGATATTCCCGAATGCGGGCTGGTCGCGATCCTCGATGCCGATAAGGAAGGATTCCTGCGCTCCGAAACCTCGCTGATCCAGACGATCGGTCGCGCCGCGCGTAACGTCGATGGCCGCGTGATCCTCTATGCCGACCGCATCACCGGCTCGATGGAGCGGGCGATGAACGAGACCGGGCGCCGGCGTGAGAAGCAGCTCGCCTATAATGAAGAGCATGGCATCACGCCGCAGACCATCCGCCGCAATATCGGCGACATTATCAAGGATGTGTCGCAGCGCGACCAGGTCACGATCGAGATCGACGAAGACCGGCCGCACATGGTTGGGCATAACCTCCGCGCCTATATTGAGGACCTGGAAAAGCAGATGCGCGCCGCCGCAGCCGATCTGGAATTCGAAACTGCCGGCCGCCTGCGCGACGAGATCCGCCAGTTGGAGCAGGAAGAGCTCGGTCTGCCGGTCGATCAGCGGAAAGCACCGATGATGGGCCGCTCGAACGAGGGCAAGCCGGGCACGCGCAAGACGCGCTACGGCAAGAGCCAAAAGATGCGGATGGGCGGGGGCGGGCGGCGCTCTTGA